The following coding sequences are from one Lolium rigidum isolate FL_2022 chromosome 6, APGP_CSIRO_Lrig_0.1, whole genome shotgun sequence window:
- the LOC124662625 gene encoding ubinuclein-1-like, whose product MEDPVAIPSSSSAAAAAVVPSPPPAPQQVPAPAVVRAAAAAPEPAAASRRQLFSVELRPGETTIVSWKKLQKEAVQAAPTSQPQPLAVVAAEPAVAAQLAPPGVAPAAENNPEDPAQPNRFNAVIEKIERLYMGKHSSDEEDLDDVPDDDQYDTDDSFIDDAELDEYFEVDNLKTKHSGFFVNKGTLEQIESGTSTDVAPKKRRSKDPSGDHIEINQGAAGDYFNISNMPGKATSPAHAGKKLATSGTGVSKKRSTDFATGVDAAKRTKISAYRDKGLSTQLDFQQEKTYSGENQDLANKIYHKEKHGTSDFSGITLPGTSCPTQAMHPITGRESAGTKPKGTRLERAIRDFEKFVAQYRPPAIDSNEVDPNGQASIKRRLPPEVKAKLAKVARLSTNHGKIQEQELMNRLMGIVGHLVQRRTLKRNMKDLVESGLSATQEKTDMLQRVKMEISEMVKEHVVAKAKVNEQQDGSADDFQAVPEEGRDLKGKFAMDSALEDRMCDLYDLYVEGMEEDKGPQSRKLYVELAELWPQGCMDKFGIKDAISRSKERKIKLHNQQKVRNEETLKRKRLAVAEKLPDSYPVVTQRAMALQVAHPSITNPSYPVTDYGQNQASRSLERAREASGGAVPDDSSKRVGEMKKKKRKPEYDLVDRQANPMKVPSQHGSEKQKATKHSDEANTITISTVLGLPFYDQQQI is encoded by the exons ATGGAAGACCCCGTGGctatcccctcctcctcctccgccgccgccgccgccgtggtccCGTCCCCGCCCCCCGCGCCGCAGCAGGTGCCCGCCCCCGCGGTCgtgagagcggcggcggcggctccggaacccGCGGCGGCGTCCCGCAGGCAGTTGTTCTCCGTGGAGCTCCGGCCCGGGGAGACCACCATCGTGTCCTGGAAGAAGTTGCAGAAGGAGGCTGTACAAGCGGCGCCCACGTCGCAGCCGCAGCCGCTAGCGGTGGTAGCGGCAGAGCCTGCAGTCGCTGCGCAACTAGCCCCGCCTGGTGTG GCACCCGCTGCAGAAAACAACCCGGAGGACCCAGCACAGCCAAATCGGTTTAATGCAGTCATTGAGAAAATCGAGCGCCTTTACATG GGTAAACATAGCAGCGATGAAGAAGATCTTGACGATGTACCCGATGATGATCAATATGACACTGATGATTCTTTTATTGATGATGCTGAATTG GATGAATATTTTGAAGTCGATAATTTGAAGACTAAGCACAGTGGATTTTTTGTTAACAAAGGGACATTGGAACAGAT TGAATCTGGAACATCGACAGATGTCGCGCCAAAGAAAAGGAGAAGCAAAGACCCATCAGGTGATCATATTGAAATTAATCAGGGTGCTGCAGGTGATTATTTTAACATCAGCAACATGCCTGGGAAAGCTACCAGTCCTGCACATGCTGGGAAAAAATTAGCTACCAGTGGAACCGGAGTCTCAAAAAAGAGATCGACTGATTTTGCCACAGGTGTTGATGCTGCAAAACGTACAAAGATATCTG CATACAGGGATAAAGGTCTTTCAACACAACTTGACTTTCAACAAGAAAAGACTTATAGTGGCGAAAATCAAGATCTGGCCAACAAAATATATCACAAAGAGAAACACGGAACAAGTGACTTTTCTGGCATCACACTGCCTGGTACTTCTTGTCCTACACAAGCAATG cACCCCATCACTGGCAGAGAGAGTGCAGGTACCAAACCTAAAGGCACCAGGCTTGAGCGAGCCATTCGGGATTTCGAGAAGTTTGTTGCTCAAT ATAGGCCGCCagctatcgatagtaacgaggttGACCCAAATGGTCAGGCATCAATTAAACGACGGTTGCCTCCAGAAGTAAAGGCAAAGCTTGCCAAGGTTGCAAGACTATCG ACAAATCATGGAAAGATACAAGAACAGGAGTTGATGAATCGCCTCATGGGCATAGTTGGACACCTTGTGCAGCGTAGGACATTGAAG AGAAACATGAAAGACCTGGTAGAATCAGGACTCTCTGCTACACAAGAAAAGACTGATATGTTGCAGCGTGTTAAAATGGAGATCAGTGAAATGGTCAAAGAACATGTTGTTGCCAAGGCCAAG GTCAATGAACAACAGGATGGTTCAGCTGACGATTTTCAGGCTGTTCCTGAAGAAGGAAGAGATTTAAAAGGAAAGTTTGCAATGGATAGTGCATTGGAGGACAGGATGTGTGATCTTTATGATCTGTACGTTGAG GGTATGGAGGAAGACAAGGGTCCTCAAAGTAGGAAACTATATGTAGAG CTTGCAGAGCTATGGCCCCAAGGTTGCATGGATAAATTTGGAATCAAAGATGCCATATCTAGATCGAAGGAGCGAAAGATAAAATTACACAACCAACAGAAG GTTCGCAACGAGGAGACATTGAAGAGGAAAAGGCTAGCAGTGGCAGAGAAACTGCCAGATAGCTACCCTGTTGTAACGCAAAGAGCAATGGCCCTGCAAGTCGCACATCCATCCATTACGAACCCATCATACCCTGTGACTGACTATGGACAGAACCAGGCATCGAGAAGTCTTGAAAGGGCTCGGGAAGCAAGCGGAGGCGCAGTCCCTGATGACAGCAGCAAAAGGGTTGGCgagatgaagaagaaaaagaggaagccAGAATATGATCTTGTAGATAGACAAGCTAACCCAATGAAGGTTCCCTCTCAGCATGGTAGTGAGAAGCAAAAGGCGACGAAGCATTCAGATGAGGCAAACACTATTACCATATCCACTGTGCTTGGTCTCCCATTCTATGATCAACAACAAATCTAA